In the Firmicutes bacterium CAG:345 genome, CCTCCATAATCATTCCAATTTTATCTAGTAAATAATCATTTTCTCTACTCATTATTTCCACTAAATCAATGTACCTATTTAATTTAGAACTTAATTTTTTATCTATTTCTTTTAATATTTCTTCCTTTTTAGAGTAAATAGTTTCTTCTTTAAAATATATAGCTATATCTATATCACTATCTTTTAAATATAGTCCGTTTGCAAAAGATCCAAATAAATATAAATTTGAAATTTCTGAATTCTCTTTTCTTATTTCTTTAAGTTCTTTTATTACATCTACTGGTTTTAATGTCTTTAAATTATTTAAATAATCTAAGGAAAATAATTTGCTATTTAATAAAGAATTATAAATTATATTTTCCTTATTTTGTTCATTCATCAATTCAAAAATCTCTTTCTTGCTATATGTAGCTGGAAATATTCCCACATATAAAAATAAGCAGTTTAAATACAAAACCGCTTTAATAAAATCAAATTTCTTAATCAACAAATTAAAATATACTTTGATAAAATTTAAGAAGTTACCATTATAATTTAAAGAAATTTTATTTTCTTCAAACAATTTTAAAAACTTTTCTTTAGAATTTAAAAGTTCATTATATTCATTTAAAACAGATAAAAAATACTCTTCTTCAGCATTTTCAGGATTTTTATTACTATATACTAATTCTTTAAAGCGATGATAAGAAATCGAAGAATTAGAGCAAAAGAAAAATCTCCAACACACTTTAAATTGTTCTCGAAAATTAAGGCTGCAAGAATCTTTCTTCTTAGATAGAAGTTCTAAATATTTATCATCATCACATAAAAAATTAATACTTTGTTCCATATCTTCATTTTCAATAAAAAAGAAATGATTGTCAAGTTTTTTTAATATTTATTATTTTATGCTATTATATTTTTATGAAAGATAAGTTATTAAAGAAAATACTTATACCACGTTCACCTTTAGCAAATAAAGGAAATTTTGGCCATGCATTAATTTATGCTGGAAGCGATAATTTTCTCGGTGCCGCTTATTTAACTTGTCAAAGTGCTATTTTTGGCGGTGCTGGATATGTTGATCTTTGTTATGATTCTCCTTGTTTTGCCAATTCTTTACCTGAAGTTATCTATACAAAACGTGAAAATTTAAAAGAAATAAATTTGAACAGAATTTCTTCAATATTATTTGGAAATGGTTTAGATTATCCAAATAAATGGATTCAACAAGATTTGGATTATTTACTATTGAATTACACAAAAAAATTAGTTGTTGATGCCACTGGTCTTAAATATCTTAAAAATTTCTTATTAAAGCATAATCCTAATGAAATTTGTCCACAATTGATTTTAACTCCTCATATAAAAGAGTTTTGCAATCTTTTTGATATCGGTTATATTGATTCTAATGTTTTAAATTATGAAAAGTATTTAAATTCTATTTTAAAAATTTTTTCTCGTTGTACTATTATTTTAAAAAGCTATAATACTTTGATTAAGGATAATAAAGAAAGATTTTTTATCGATAAAGTTAATCCTGGACTAGCTAAAGCTGGAAGTGGTGATTGTTATAGTGGATTACTAGTCTCTTTTCTAGCCTATTTAAATTGTCCTACCATTTATTCTTGTTATGCTAGTTATAAAATTTTTTCTATCGCTGGCTTAAAATTGCGTAAAAAAATTTCTTCTGCTTCCTTTCAAGCAAGCAAGGTTGCAGAAGAAATTCCTCATATACTTAAAAAATATATAAAGTAATTTATACTGTAGTTCCACCTTCACCAGTAGGTGTTGTAGTAGTATTATTTCCTATATAAACTTCCGGGCAACAAGGATTATCAAAATAATATCCTCTACATGGACTAAATCTGATTGTTTTTTCTTCTTGGCAAGGAATTAAAATTTTTGAACGATAGCAACCATCAGTATAATTTTGGTTAAAAAACATGTTTTTTCCTCCTAAATTAGTATATGCTTTTATATTTTTTTAATATAGCTTATTGCCTAAAAATAATTTATTTTAAAAATTATAGTCTTATTTTTTATTTAAGGTTATAATATTTTTGCTATGAAAAAGATATATAAATATTTAAGCGTCTTAACGCTTCTTGTCACATTGAGTTCATGTAACAGCAATGCAACTTCATCTTCTAGTTCTTCTTCAAATTCTTCTTCCTCTAGTTCTAGTGTTTCTATTGTAACTAAACCTAAATATGAACTTGAAGAAGAAACAAACATATTACCATTTAATAATGGTGATAGTATTTCTAATGACATTGCTCATTCAATGGATTTGTATAATGTTGTTAGTAAAAGCTTAAAAAATACTAACCACAATTCTGCTTCTTGGATTTATTCTTTAAATGCTGACTTTTCTGGAATTAAATTTTCTTCTTTGCAAAAAACAACTTTTATCGATAATGAAGTAAGTTATCAAGAAGCTTCTTTAATGTCACCTGGTATTGAAATCGGACGTATTGTCAATGCCTATTATTCAGGCTCCGAATATGTCTTTGGTCACTCTAATTCTCGTAAACTTTCCAAGCAAACTTTAAGAACTTATTCTGATGAATTAGAATTGCCTTTAGATGATCTTGAACACGTAGATTCTGATTTTGTCCTTTCTTCTATCGGTGACTTTCAAGCTATTGAAAATTTAGTTCCTATCAATTCTTTTACACTCGATGAAAAAAATTCTTCTTATACAAAAGATGGTGATACTTATAAAATCACTCTTATCGCTGATAAACTTTCAATATTAAACAATTTATTCTCCAGGTATCATCTTGGAAATTCTTCGCTTAGCTCTTATGTTTCATTAAAGCTTGGCAATAAATTTTCTATGAATTTAAACTTCGAAATTTCTGATGATTATGATTTAAAGAAAATGTCTTTCAACTACACTTATGAAGATATTTCTTTTCAATGTAATCTCGAAATAGAAAAAGCGGATTTAATAAAAAACAGCAACAATTTTAAAGATGCATTAAAAAAAGAATTGAAAAATACTTCCAATGAAGAATATTTAGATAACATTAAATCTGTTACCGAATTAATGCGCTCTATTCTTTTACAATTTTCTAACAAATCTCAATATACAATTCCTCTTTCTTTCGGAATTAAAGA is a window encoding:
- a CDS encoding carbohydrate kinase family protein (product inferred by homology to UniProt), whose protein sequence is MKDKLLKKILIPRSPLANKGNFGHALIYAGSDNFLGAAYLTCQSAIFGGAGYVDLCYDSPCFANSLPEVIYTKRENLKEINLNRISSILFGNGLDYPNKWIQQDLDYLLLNYTKKLVVDATGLKYLKNFLLKHNPNEICPQLILTPHIKEFCNLFDIGYIDSNVLNYEKYLNSILKIFSRCTIILKSYNTLIKDNKERFFIDKVNPGLAKAGSGDCYSGLLVSFLAYLNCPTIYSCYASYKIFSIAGLKLRKKISSASFQASKVAEEIPHILKKYIK
- a CDS encoding unknown (no significant homology to UniProt), which encodes MFFNQNYTDGCYRSKILIPCQEEKTIRFSPCRGYYFDNPCCPEVYIGNNTTTTPTGEGGTTV
- a CDS encoding unknown (no significant homology to UniProt), with translation MKKIYKYLSVLTLLVTLSSCNSNATSSSSSSSNSSSSSSSVSIVTKPKYELEEETNILPFNNGDSISNDIAHSMDLYNVVSKSLKNTNHNSASWIYSLNADFSGIKFSSLQKTTFIDNEVSYQEASLMSPGIEIGRIVNAYYSGSEYVFGHSNSRKLSKQTLRTYSDELELPLDDLEHVDSDFVLSSIGDFQAIENLVPINSFTLDEKNSSYTKDGDTYKITLIADKLSILNNLFSRYHLGNSSLSSYVSLKLGNKFSMNLNFEISDDYDLKKMSFNYTYEDISFQCNLEIEKADLIKNSNNFKDALKKELKNTSNEEYLDNIKSVTELMRSILLQFSNKSQYTIPLSFGIKEDDQYLFFVNANIELQTLWEYSDFKNLDTSNPTTIFNFIISNVNYNISADILNSKNEKSSFLSSYSSRLKAGQYTYSTSNDTDRNDIKKDFSFHEVDSTHDLLEMLFGDIKNSFDTALDDNKDNFKNYLSSLNSIHENNNSSTLNYIDSYFYNSIINNINFSSNETSDFKSITISSNDSFGNSLVSFLNSNNLNILANTFFAQFDKLKEYNLNIDFSSLSFTFEISQELEYKLLNNLSLNINFKDTEKLYSLFLNIDKISEMNSSSEFVENKYVF